The following are encoded in a window of Pseudomonas sp. JQ170C genomic DNA:
- a CDS encoding LysR substrate-binding domain-containing protein, which translates to MNISVKPNRSLFDLDLLRAIVVVADCGSFTTAAARLHSTQSTVSQKVRRLEDMVGHRLLVRGNRDVLPTDAGQTLLGYARHMLALNDQMLEALAGATVGVTVRLGVPEDFVGGRTTNALSAFNRKYQQVKLEVTSGLCRDLSQSYDNGELDLVLLKQRRNSREGVACWPEELQWIDSASTPSIDLDPIPLVTFPPRGLYRDDMINAIESMGRRWRISFTSSSLSGIQAAVADGMGISLLPPRAATREHVVLGQQNGLPEIDSYEIVIVHRPTADPMVKELAGVLAGLLEAHEV; encoded by the coding sequence ATGAATATCAGTGTAAAACCGAATAGGTCCTTGTTCGACCTGGACTTGTTGCGCGCCATTGTCGTGGTGGCCGACTGCGGCAGCTTCACCACGGCCGCGGCGCGGCTGCATTCCACTCAATCGACGGTGAGCCAGAAGGTCCGGCGCCTGGAAGACATGGTCGGCCACCGCTTGCTGGTGCGTGGCAACCGGGACGTGTTGCCCACCGATGCCGGGCAGACGCTACTGGGTTATGCCCGGCATATGCTCGCCCTGAACGACCAGATGCTTGAGGCGCTGGCGGGCGCCACGGTCGGGGTGACGGTGCGGTTGGGGGTGCCCGAGGACTTTGTCGGCGGACGCACCACCAATGCCTTGTCGGCGTTCAACCGCAAGTACCAGCAGGTCAAGCTGGAAGTCACCAGTGGCCTGTGCCGCGACCTGAGCCAGAGCTACGACAACGGCGAACTTGACCTGGTGCTGCTCAAACAGCGGCGCAACAGTCGTGAAGGCGTGGCTTGCTGGCCGGAAGAACTGCAGTGGATCGACAGCGCCAGCACGCCCTCCATCGACCTGGACCCGATCCCGCTGGTGACCTTCCCGCCGCGCGGCCTGTACCGCGACGACATGATCAACGCCATCGAAAGCATGGGCCGGCGCTGGCGCATCAGCTTCACCAGCTCGAGCCTGAGCGGTATCCAGGCGGCGGTGGCCGACGGCATGGGCATCAGCCTGCTGCCCCCGCGTGCGGCCACGCGCGAGCATGTGGTGTTGGGGCAACAGAACGGGCTGCCGGAGATCGACAGTTATGAAATCGTCATCGTCCATCGGCCCACGGCCGATCCGATGGTCAAGGAGCTGGCGGGGGTGTTGGCGGGTTTGCTTGAGGCGCATGAGGTCTGA
- a CDS encoding DUF2272 domain-containing protein — MSYKEDFSNPEGWTAVDLSSRLNTTAGKAFLAFLRSRGADTVIRYYASSARPKTITAAEAKFLSKEGFAILPVYQDSSRDISHFSTQQGVDNAKSAMDFAKLVGQPKGKGSTILFAVDADYSSRQIDGPILDYFRAVKNEIGNAFAIGAYGSGAVLSKLLAEGLISVPWISMSRAFLGTEQFFYSSRWAMRQVPPDVSHEPSGVNYDRNVVRVSAKDLGAFVVDESGNGRLAWDEDLDATLGGRPLVPVAEPLSGTDRFVTTEGLRLRQTPNGIIVRDLTLGERVVDQGASTEAGWRKVSVGAEQGVVFGKYLRAPVRPEVEALLRAALDEWLRFDKGRADERTDPYYKYVRDMWAAIGEPYDGRSRYANGTEVPWSAAFISWVVRQAGPAYANFSFASGHSVFVNNAIKARITSRLDKPFWGYRINEQKPEIGDIIQRNRESGVFTYSYAENHERYISHSDIVVEVTPDVVRVLGGNVSDTVTLSGDLQEYQLDANGYLEPGQRIIALLKNRAGLA, encoded by the coding sequence ATGTCGTACAAAGAAGATTTCTCCAATCCCGAAGGCTGGACTGCAGTAGACCTGAGCTCCCGGCTCAACACCACGGCAGGCAAGGCCTTCCTGGCGTTCTTGCGCAGCAGGGGTGCCGACACGGTTATCCGCTACTACGCAAGTTCCGCAAGGCCAAAAACCATCACCGCCGCTGAAGCGAAGTTCCTGTCCAAAGAAGGTTTTGCAATCTTGCCGGTGTATCAGGACAGCAGCCGCGACATCAGCCATTTCTCTACCCAGCAAGGCGTCGACAATGCCAAGAGCGCCATGGATTTTGCCAAGCTGGTCGGTCAACCCAAGGGCAAGGGCAGCACCATTCTTTTTGCGGTGGACGCCGACTACAGTTCCCGGCAGATCGACGGGCCGATACTGGACTACTTCAGGGCGGTCAAGAACGAGATCGGCAATGCCTTCGCCATTGGTGCCTACGGCAGCGGTGCGGTCCTCTCCAAGTTACTGGCCGAAGGCTTGATCAGCGTGCCCTGGATCTCGATGTCGCGGGCGTTCCTGGGGACCGAGCAGTTTTTCTATTCCAGCCGTTGGGCGATGCGCCAGGTGCCGCCCGATGTCAGCCATGAACCCTCTGGCGTCAATTACGACCGCAACGTGGTGCGGGTGTCCGCCAAGGACCTGGGTGCCTTTGTCGTCGATGAGAGCGGTAACGGCCGGCTGGCCTGGGACGAAGACCTCGATGCCACGCTGGGTGGGCGACCGCTGGTGCCGGTCGCTGAACCGTTGTCGGGTACTGACCGGTTCGTCACCACCGAAGGCTTGCGCCTGCGGCAGACGCCCAACGGCATTATCGTCCGTGACTTGACCCTGGGTGAGCGGGTGGTCGACCAGGGCGCCTCGACCGAAGCCGGTTGGCGCAAGGTCAGTGTCGGCGCCGAGCAGGGTGTGGTGTTTGGCAAGTACCTGCGAGCCCCCGTACGCCCGGAAGTCGAAGCGCTGTTGCGGGCAGCGCTGGATGAGTGGCTGCGTTTCGACAAGGGACGCGCCGATGAACGAACCGATCCTTACTACAAGTATGTTCGGGACATGTGGGCTGCAATCGGTGAGCCCTATGACGGTCGCAGTCGTTACGCCAATGGGACGGAGGTGCCCTGGTCGGCGGCGTTCATTTCCTGGGTGGTGCGCCAGGCGGGCCCGGCCTATGCGAATTTCAGCTTTGCCTCGGGGCACTCGGTGTTCGTCAATAATGCGATCAAGGCGCGCATTACCAGTCGGCTGGACAAGCCGTTCTGGGGGTACCGCATCAACGAGCAAAAGCCCGAAATCGGCGACATCATTCAACGCAATCGCGAATCCGGCGTGTTCACCTATTCCTATGCCGAGAACCACGAACGCTACATCAGCCACTCGGATATCGTCGTGGAGGTCACCCCTGACGTGGTGCGGGTGCTGGGTGGCAATGTCAGCGATACGGTGACGCTGAGCGGCGATCTCCAGGAATATCAGCTCGATGCCAATGGCTACCTTGAGCCCGGCCAGCGGATCATAGCCTTGCTCAAGAACCGTGCGGGTCTTGCCTGA
- a CDS encoding phytanoyl-CoA dioxygenase family protein translates to MNTGMLDFASQGYAVITGLLDDNGLATARTLVDRVVSQHRAGAATHLACGVSIADVTRQHPGRNPDIDPQAWAHEPFIISDLIALDGGFAALFHTESLWRCAARLLECEPADVVFHFCNLTRKPRGIGPAVGWHRDAGNQYFASEDNRTLRLLLPLQGMRADNGATAVVPGSHVDPGAAVDNALIPDVPAGAGLALHAAVLHGGSPNRSTQDRDVIVIQFGVRGSTLSHQADEALALAGTEAFA, encoded by the coding sequence ATGAATACAGGGATGTTGGACTTTGCCTCCCAAGGCTATGCCGTTATCACCGGGCTGTTGGATGACAACGGCCTGGCCACCGCGCGGACGTTGGTTGATCGCGTGGTGAGTCAGCATCGTGCTGGCGCTGCAACCCATCTGGCGTGTGGCGTCAGCATCGCCGATGTCACCCGCCAGCACCCAGGGCGTAATCCTGATATCGACCCGCAAGCGTGGGCTCATGAGCCGTTCATCATCAGCGATCTGATAGCGCTGGATGGCGGTTTTGCCGCGTTGTTCCACACCGAATCCCTCTGGCGCTGTGCGGCAAGGCTGCTTGAGTGTGAGCCGGCCGACGTGGTTTTCCATTTCTGCAATCTGACCCGAAAACCCCGCGGTATTGGCCCGGCTGTGGGGTGGCACCGGGACGCGGGCAATCAGTATTTCGCCAGCGAAGACAACCGGACCCTGCGGCTGCTGCTGCCGCTTCAGGGCATGCGCGCGGACAACGGTGCAACGGCAGTGGTGCCGGGGTCTCATGTTGATCCAGGCGCGGCTGTCGACAATGCGCTGATTCCTGATGTCCCTGCAGGTGCAGGCCTGGCATTGCATGCGGCCGTACTGCACGGCGGCTCGCCCAATCGCAGCACGCAGGACCGGGACGTTATCGTGATTCAGTTTGGTGTGCGCGGATCGACGCTGAGTCATCAGGCCGATGAGGCGCTGGCGTTGGCGGGAACGGAGGCGTTTGCGTAG
- the tatA gene encoding twin-arginine translocase TatA/TatE family subunit, protein MGVFDWKHWAVLLVVVLLVFGSKRLKTLGADLGESIKGFRRSVNSDEEATPPVAVERQPRQD, encoded by the coding sequence ATGGGCGTATTCGACTGGAAACACTGGGCGGTGCTGTTGGTAGTGGTGTTGCTGGTGTTCGGCAGCAAACGCTTGAAAACCCTGGGTGCTGACCTGGGCGAGTCGATCAAGGGCTTTCGCCGTTCGGTGAACAGCGATGAGGAGGCGACGCCGCCGGTGGCGGTGGAGCGCCAGCCTCGCCAGGACTAG
- a CDS encoding bifunctional allantoicase/(S)-ureidoglycine aminohydrolase, with protein sequence MSKSSYYAPHGGHPAQTELLTDRAMFTEAYAVIPKGVMRDIVTSHLPFWDKMRMWVIARPLTGFSETFSQYIVELAPEGGSERPELDKNAEAVLFVVEGEVDITLQGKPYTLKEGGYAFIPPAADWSLRNTSGKNVTFHWIRKHYQVVEGLALPEAFVTNEKDIEPIPMPGTDGAWVTTRFVDMADMRHDMHVNIVTFQPGGVIPFAETHVMEHGLYVLEGKAVYRLNQDWVEVEAGDFMWLRAFCPQACYSGGPGPFRYLLYKDVNRHMNLVLNPQR encoded by the coding sequence ATGTCGAAATCCTCTTACTACGCCCCTCACGGTGGGCACCCGGCTCAGACCGAGCTGCTGACAGACCGTGCCATGTTCACCGAAGCCTATGCCGTGATCCCCAAGGGCGTGATGCGTGACATCGTCACCAGCCACCTGCCGTTCTGGGACAAGATGCGTATGTGGGTCATCGCCCGTCCGCTGACCGGCTTCTCGGAAACCTTTTCGCAGTACATCGTCGAGCTGGCGCCAGAAGGCGGCAGCGAGCGTCCTGAGCTGGACAAGAATGCCGAAGCGGTGCTGTTCGTCGTCGAAGGCGAAGTCGACATCACCCTGCAAGGCAAGCCGTACACCCTGAAGGAAGGCGGCTACGCCTTCATTCCGCCGGCGGCCGACTGGAGCCTGCGCAACACCAGCGGCAAGAACGTCACCTTCCACTGGATCCGCAAGCACTACCAAGTGGTTGAAGGCCTGGCCCTGCCGGAAGCGTTCGTTACCAACGAAAAAGACATCGAGCCAATCCCGATGCCGGGCACCGACGGCGCGTGGGTCACCACTCGCTTCGTCGACATGGCCGACATGCGCCACGACATGCACGTCAACATCGTGACCTTCCAGCCAGGCGGCGTGATTCCGTTCGCTGAAACCCACGTCATGGAACACGGCCTGTACGTACTGGAAGGCAAAGCGGTATACCGCTTGAACCAGGACTGGGTCGAAGTCGAAGCCGGTGACTTCATGTGGCTGCGCGCCTTCTGCCCGCAAGCCTGCTACTCCGGCGGCCCAGGCCCGTTCCGCTACCTGCTGTACAAAGATGTGAACCGTCACATGAACCTGGTGCTGAACCCACAGCGTTAA
- a CDS encoding START domain-containing protein: MKPIPLCTALLVLLLCSSPHADSWHLAKDEDGIQVYLDDVAGSHYQRFRGVALIKASVLTLSDLQENLRVACKWLYGCASMRLLEVEGDSTWVYLTTDLPWPASPRDMVIRVQTERTDDGGMIRRLSAEADKAEQVPGLIRVTQLKGLWALVPKGEQLTEVTYQLEAEPAGDIPSWLANQFVIDAPMVSLRTLRAVAERQGVRD; the protein is encoded by the coding sequence ATGAAACCCATCCCCCTGTGCACCGCCCTGCTGGTCCTGCTGCTCTGCAGCAGTCCCCACGCCGACTCCTGGCACCTGGCCAAGGACGAAGACGGCATCCAGGTGTATCTGGATGACGTTGCAGGCTCCCACTACCAGCGTTTTCGCGGTGTGGCGCTGATCAAGGCCAGCGTGCTGACCCTGAGCGATCTGCAAGAGAACCTGCGAGTGGCGTGCAAATGGCTCTACGGCTGCGCCTCGATGCGCCTGCTGGAGGTCGAGGGCGACAGTACCTGGGTGTACCTGACCACTGACCTGCCCTGGCCGGCCAGCCCGCGGGACATGGTGATCCGGGTACAGACCGAGCGCACCGACGATGGCGGGATGATCCGCCGCCTCAGTGCCGAGGCCGACAAGGCCGAGCAGGTGCCGGGGCTGATCCGCGTCACTCAGCTCAAGGGCCTGTGGGCCCTGGTGCCCAAGGGCGAGCAATTGACGGAAGTGACGTACCAACTGGAGGCTGAACCTGCCGGCGACATCCCGTCATGGCTGGCCAACCAGTTCGTGATCGACGCGCCGATGGTGTCGTTGCGCACCTTGCGGGCAGTGGCGGAGCGTCAGGGGGTGCGTGACTAG
- a CDS encoding ankyrin repeat domain-containing protein, translated as MLASLTANAEGGVLESQLREAAERGNAAQVKTLLDQGASIEARDKQGRTPLLLATHGNRIEAATVLIEAGADVNAKDSIDDSPYLYAGARGLNQILQLTLNHGADLKSTNRYGGTALIPAAERGHVETVRTLIEAGVDVNHINRLHWTALMEAIVLSDGGARHVEIVALLVKAGADVNIADKDGVTPLAHARQRGYTAIEKILLAAGARA; from the coding sequence ATGCTCGCCTCGCTCACGGCCAACGCCGAAGGTGGCGTGCTCGAAAGCCAGCTGCGCGAAGCTGCCGAGCGTGGCAATGCTGCACAGGTAAAAACCCTTCTCGACCAGGGCGCCAGCATCGAGGCCCGCGACAAACAGGGCCGTACCCCGCTGCTGCTGGCCACCCACGGCAACCGGATCGAGGCGGCAACCGTGCTGATCGAAGCCGGCGCCGACGTCAACGCCAAGGACTCCATCGACGACAGCCCGTACCTGTACGCCGGTGCCCGCGGCCTCAACCAGATCCTGCAACTGACCCTGAACCACGGTGCCGACCTCAAGAGCACCAACCGCTATGGCGGCACGGCACTGATACCGGCCGCCGAGCGGGGGCATGTCGAAACGGTGCGTACGCTGATCGAGGCCGGGGTGGATGTGAACCACATCAACCGCCTGCACTGGACGGCGCTCATGGAGGCCATCGTGCTCAGCGATGGTGGCGCCCGGCATGTCGAGATCGTCGCGCTGCTGGTCAAGGCCGGGGCCGACGTGAACATCGCCGACAAGGATGGCGTGACCCCGCTGGCCCATGCGCGCCAGCGCGGCTACACGGCGATCGAGAAGATACTGCTGGCGGCGGGCGCCCGCGCCTGA
- a CDS encoding amidase, translated as MIEVTEVSIAELRAALESGQTTAVELVQAYLARIDAYDGPDTATALNAVVVRNPEVLEEARASDERRAKGQTLGPLDGIPYTAKDSYLVKGLTAASGSPAFANLIAYRDAFTIERLRAGGAICLGKTNMPPMANGGMQRGVYGRAESPYNAAYLTAPFASGSSNGAGTATAASFAAFGLAEETWSSGRGPASNNGLCAYTPSRGVISVRGNWPLTPTMDVVVPFARTMNDLLEVLDIVVADDPDTRGDLWRLQPWVPIPSVEAVRPASYLELAVGAGSLAGKRLGIAKMYINADPEAGTSEAPGIGGPTGQRIHTRPSVIELWEQARKALEAAGAEVIEVDFPLVSNCEGDRPGAPTVFNRGLVSKEFLHHELWDLTAWAFDDFLQANGDPKLNRLVDVDGPQIFPHDPGTLPNREGDLAAGMDEYVKMAERGITPWDQISTVPDGLRGLEKTRKIDLEDWMDRLGLDAVLFPTVADVGPADADVNPASADIAWSNGVWVANGNLAIRHLGVPTVTVPMGVMADIGMPVGLTFAGRAYDDSSLLRLASAFESTGSKRMIPPRTPAL; from the coding sequence ATGATCGAGGTCACCGAGGTTTCCATTGCCGAGTTGCGCGCAGCGCTCGAATCTGGCCAGACAACGGCAGTTGAGTTGGTCCAGGCCTACCTGGCCCGGATCGACGCCTACGATGGCCCAGACACTGCCACTGCCCTGAACGCAGTAGTGGTTCGCAACCCCGAGGTGCTCGAGGAAGCCCGGGCCAGTGACGAGCGTCGTGCCAAGGGCCAGACCCTGGGCCCACTCGATGGCATTCCTTACACCGCCAAGGACAGCTACCTGGTCAAGGGCCTCACCGCAGCCTCCGGCAGCCCGGCCTTCGCCAACCTGATTGCCTATCGCGATGCCTTCACCATTGAACGCCTGCGCGCCGGCGGGGCGATCTGCCTGGGCAAGACCAACATGCCGCCGATGGCCAATGGCGGCATGCAGCGCGGCGTCTACGGCCGGGCAGAGAGCCCGTACAACGCCGCCTACCTCACGGCGCCCTTTGCCTCGGGTTCATCCAATGGCGCCGGTACGGCCACGGCGGCGAGCTTTGCCGCCTTCGGCCTGGCGGAGGAGACCTGGTCGAGCGGCCGGGGCCCGGCCTCGAACAATGGCCTGTGTGCCTATACGCCTTCGCGTGGGGTGATCTCGGTGCGCGGCAACTGGCCGCTGACACCGACCATGGACGTGGTGGTGCCGTTTGCCCGCACCATGAACGACTTGCTGGAAGTCCTCGACATTGTCGTGGCCGACGACCCTGACACCCGTGGCGACTTGTGGCGCCTGCAACCCTGGGTACCGATCCCGAGCGTCGAAGCGGTGCGTCCGGCCTCTTACCTGGAGCTGGCCGTAGGCGCCGGATCGCTGGCGGGCAAGCGCCTGGGCATTGCGAAGATGTACATCAATGCCGACCCTGAGGCCGGTACCTCCGAGGCGCCGGGTATCGGTGGCCCGACCGGGCAGCGCATTCATACCCGTCCTTCGGTGATCGAGCTCTGGGAGCAGGCGCGCAAGGCGCTCGAGGCTGCCGGTGCCGAAGTGATCGAAGTGGACTTCCCGCTGGTGTCCAATTGCGAGGGTGACCGCCCGGGTGCACCGACGGTGTTCAACCGTGGCCTGGTGTCCAAGGAGTTCCTCCACCATGAACTGTGGGACCTGACCGCCTGGGCATTCGACGATTTTCTCCAGGCCAATGGCGATCCCAAACTCAACCGCCTGGTTGACGTCGACGGCCCGCAGATTTTCCCGCACGACCCGGGCACGCTGCCCAACCGTGAAGGCGACCTGGCCGCCGGCATGGACGAATACGTGAAGATGGCCGAGCGCGGCATCACCCCGTGGGACCAGATCAGCACCGTGCCCGATGGCCTGCGTGGGCTGGAGAAGACCCGCAAGATCGACCTGGAAGACTGGATGGACCGCCTGGGCCTGGATGCGGTGCTGTTCCCGACCGTTGCCGATGTGGGCCCGGCCGATGCCGATGTCAATCCGGCCTCTGCCGATATCGCCTGGAGCAACGGTGTGTGGGTGGCCAACGGCAACCTCGCCATTCGCCACCTGGGCGTGCCGACGGTCACCGTACCGATGGGGGTGATGGCGGACATCGGCATGCCGGTGGGGCTGACCTTCGCCGGGCGTGCCTATGACGATTCGAGCTTGCTGCGCTTGGCGTCGGCCTTCGAGTCGACCGGCAGCAAACGGATGATCCCGCCGCGTACCCCGGCCTTGTAG